In one window of Azoarcus olearius DNA:
- a CDS encoding circularly permuted type 2 ATP-grasp protein — MPASLIATYPLIADRYDEMLATRGDARPHWQAFAERLEHAPDDVLKRRAEFVRDAIESDGVTYNVYADPKGTKRPWELDMLPLLVSADEWKGIAGAISQRARLLNAILADLYGPQTLLAEGLLPPALVFGQHGFKWPARGTVPPGNVWLFSYGADLARAPDGRFWVIADRTQGPSGAGYALQNRIIVSRAFPDAFRELHVQPLASFFRAMQDGLARLAPADGDVPLTVLLTPGPYNETYFEHAFLARYLGFPLVEGQDLTVRDDTVYLKTLRGLRRVHAILRRLDDDFCDPLELRADSALGIPGLLGAIRAGRVLMANAIGSGVLESGAIFGFLPAICERLLGEPLAMPSVASWWCGEPPALEYVLEHLDELVIKPAFPSMRMEAVFGHQLKGEARKTMIERILKQPHAYVAQEWVRLSQAPVWNHRLTPRSMGMRVFATATPEGYTVMPGALGRVAPRPGMEVISMQRGGLSKDTWVRAEAPVVRTSLLKRRLGVIDLVCGGSDIPSRVGENLFWMGRYAERCEASARMLRAALTRVASTDPETEQSLAGLVLAARRLGVLSAEREDEDEEPVALEDELVAALTDPTQPGSVAANLRALAFSASQVRERLSSDNWHALNRLEQQLSEPVQTTDQALSALDRVMQSCIALAGYAMDDMTRDEGWRFLILGRRIERMAGLSGLISVPMEAPAEARERMFEWMLEVANSIVTYRARYRRVPELLPVVHLLVFDTANPHAVGFQVEILQRYLARTARELGHPYPSLMIDPLARRLEDFDLTRFEAEDCELAIRTLRTLLNDALEAAGNLSDEVHRRFFTHTVRPMHLRRVA, encoded by the coding sequence ATGCCCGCAAGCCTCATCGCCACCTATCCGCTCATCGCAGACCGCTACGACGAGATGCTTGCCACGCGCGGCGACGCGCGCCCGCACTGGCAGGCATTCGCCGAGCGGCTCGAGCACGCTCCCGACGACGTCCTGAAGCGCCGCGCCGAGTTCGTCCGCGACGCCATCGAATCGGACGGCGTCACCTACAACGTCTATGCCGACCCCAAGGGCACCAAGCGCCCGTGGGAGCTCGACATGCTGCCGCTGCTGGTGAGCGCCGACGAGTGGAAGGGCATAGCCGGGGCGATCAGCCAGCGCGCGCGCCTGCTCAACGCCATCCTGGCCGATCTCTACGGGCCGCAGACCCTGCTCGCCGAAGGCCTGCTGCCACCCGCGCTGGTGTTCGGCCAGCATGGTTTCAAGTGGCCCGCGCGCGGCACGGTGCCGCCCGGCAACGTATGGCTGTTCAGCTACGGTGCCGACCTCGCCCGGGCGCCGGACGGCCGCTTCTGGGTGATCGCCGACCGCACCCAGGGCCCCTCGGGCGCAGGCTATGCGCTGCAGAACCGCATCATCGTCTCGCGCGCGTTTCCGGATGCCTTCCGTGAGCTGCACGTGCAGCCGCTGGCCAGCTTCTTCCGCGCGATGCAGGACGGCCTCGCCCGCCTCGCACCGGCCGACGGCGACGTGCCGCTCACCGTGCTGCTGACGCCCGGCCCGTACAACGAAACCTATTTCGAGCACGCCTTCCTCGCCCGCTACCTCGGCTTTCCGCTGGTCGAGGGGCAGGATCTCACCGTGCGCGACGACACTGTCTATCTCAAGACGCTGCGCGGCCTGCGCCGGGTGCATGCCATCCTGCGCCGGCTCGACGACGACTTCTGCGATCCGCTCGAGCTGCGCGCCGACTCCGCGCTCGGCATCCCCGGCCTGCTCGGCGCCATCCGGGCCGGGCGCGTGCTGATGGCCAACGCGATCGGCAGCGGGGTGCTCGAATCCGGCGCGATCTTCGGCTTCCTGCCGGCCATCTGCGAACGCCTGCTCGGCGAGCCGCTGGCCATGCCCTCGGTGGCGAGCTGGTGGTGCGGCGAACCCCCGGCGCTGGAATACGTGCTCGAACACCTCGACGAACTCGTCATCAAGCCGGCCTTCCCCAGCATGCGGATGGAGGCGGTGTTCGGCCACCAGCTGAAGGGCGAGGCGCGCAAGACCATGATCGAGCGCATCCTCAAGCAGCCCCACGCCTACGTGGCGCAGGAATGGGTGCGGCTGTCGCAGGCACCCGTGTGGAATCACCGCCTGACCCCGCGCTCGATGGGCATGCGGGTGTTCGCCACCGCCACGCCCGAGGGCTACACCGTCATGCCCGGCGCGCTCGGCCGCGTCGCGCCCCGCCCCGGCATGGAAGTCATCTCGATGCAGCGCGGCGGCCTGTCCAAGGACACCTGGGTGCGGGCCGAGGCGCCGGTGGTGCGCACCTCGCTGCTCAAGCGCCGGCTCGGCGTGATCGACCTGGTGTGCGGCGGCTCGGACATCCCCTCGCGCGTCGGCGAAAACCTGTTCTGGATGGGGCGCTACGCCGAACGCTGCGAAGCCAGCGCACGCATGCTGCGCGCGGCGCTGACGCGCGTGGCCAGTACCGACCCGGAAACGGAGCAAAGTCTCGCCGGTCTGGTGCTGGCGGCGCGCCGACTGGGCGTGCTGTCCGCCGAGCGCGAGGATGAGGACGAGGAGCCGGTGGCGCTCGAAGACGAACTGGTCGCCGCGCTCACTGACCCCACCCAGCCCGGTTCGGTCGCAGCCAACCTGCGCGCACTCGCGTTTTCCGCCAGCCAGGTGCGCGAGCGCCTGTCGTCCGACAACTGGCACGCGCTCAACCGGCTCGAACAGCAGCTCTCCGAGCCGGTGCAGACCACCGACCAGGCGCTGTCGGCGCTGGACCGCGTGATGCAGTCCTGCATCGCGCTCGCGGGTTACGCGATGGACGACATGACGCGCGACGAAGGCTGGCGCTTCCTCATCCTCGGCCGCCGCATCGAACGCATGGCGGGCCTGTCGGGCCTGATCTCGGTGCCGATGGAGGCGCCGGCCGAAGCGCGCGAGCGCATGTTCGAGTGGATGCTGGAAGTCGCCAACTCCATCGTCACCTACCGCGCCCGCTACCGCCGCGTGCCCGAGCTGCTGCCGGTGGTGCACCTGCTGGTGTTCGACACCGCCAACCCGCACGCGGTGGGCTTCCAGGTGGAAATCCTGCAACGCTATCTGGCCCGCACGGCGCGCGAACTCGGCCACCCCTACCCTTCGCTGATGATCGACCCGCTCGCCCGCCGCCTCGAAGACTTCGACCTCACCCGCTTCGAGGCCGAGGACTGCGAACTCGCGATCCGCACCCTGCGCACGCTGCTCAACGATGCGCTGGAGGCGGCCGGCAACCTGTCGGACGAGGTCCATCGCCGCTTCTTCACCCACACGGTGCGGCCGATGCACCTGCGGAGGGTGGCATGA
- a CDS encoding DUF429 domain-containing protein has product MSAGSPSDWTLYGVDFTSAPRAHKPIVIARGHAVGNEVALLALERCADWRAFEAILTRPGPWLGAFDLPFGLPREAVLDLGWPTAWPALVEHCRRSGRDAFRSALDAYRESRPPGRRYAHRAADGPAGSHSPLKLVNPPVGLMFLEGAPRLLDAGVTLPGMHLADPQRVAMEAYPGALARGITRAPYKSDERRKQTEARAAARQTIVEALEAGGHPLRLRLVADASLRTQLLADASGDCLDATLALVQAAWALHAGAPLYGLPAGFDPLEGWIVACG; this is encoded by the coding sequence ATGAGCGCAGGCTCGCCATCAGACTGGACGCTTTACGGCGTGGACTTCACGTCGGCACCGCGCGCGCACAAGCCGATCGTGATTGCGCGCGGACACGCCGTCGGCAACGAGGTGGCCTTGCTCGCCCTCGAACGCTGCGCTGACTGGCGCGCGTTCGAAGCCATCCTGACCCGACCGGGCCCCTGGCTGGGCGCGTTCGATCTCCCCTTCGGCTTGCCGCGTGAGGCAGTGCTGGACCTCGGCTGGCCCACCGCGTGGCCAGCGCTGGTGGAACATTGCCGGCGGAGCGGACGCGACGCTTTCCGCAGCGCACTCGACGCCTACCGCGAGAGCCGGCCGCCCGGCCGCCGCTATGCCCACCGCGCGGCCGATGGTCCGGCCGGGTCACATAGCCCGCTCAAGCTGGTCAATCCGCCGGTGGGGCTGATGTTCCTCGAAGGCGCGCCACGCCTGCTCGACGCGGGCGTCACGTTGCCCGGCATGCACCTCGCGGACCCGCAGCGGGTGGCGATGGAGGCCTATCCCGGCGCGCTCGCACGCGGCATCACGCGCGCTCCGTACAAGAGCGACGAACGGCGCAAGCAGACCGAGGCGCGGGCGGCGGCACGGCAAACGATCGTGGAGGCGCTCGAAGCCGGCGGACATCCGCTGCGCCTGCGGCTCGTTGCGGATGCGTCGCTGCGGACCCAACTGCTGGCCGATGCGAGCGGAGATTGTCTGGACGCGACGCTGGCGCTGGTGCAGGCCGCGTGGGCCTTGCACGCCGGTGCGCCGCTGTACGGGTTGCCGGCCGGCTTCGACCCGCTGGAAGGCTGGATCGTCGCCTGCGGCTGA
- a CDS encoding TatD family hydrolase produces MYVDSHCHLDFPDLIAREDEVLAAMAANDVRHALCVSVKLEDFPRVLAVAERHPGLWASVGVHPDNADCEEPDVARLTALAAHPRVVAIGETGLDYYWHKDAPEWQRARFRTHIRAARACGKPLIVHTRNAAADTLRLMNEEDAGAAGGVMHCFTETREVAEAALDLGFYISFSGIVTFRNAAALKEVATLVPLDRLLIETDSPYLAPVPHRGHTNEPAWVVHVAEEIARLRGEPLSRIAEATTDNFFRLFSHAHP; encoded by the coding sequence ATGTACGTCGATTCCCACTGTCATCTCGATTTTCCCGACCTGATCGCGCGCGAGGACGAAGTGCTCGCCGCCATGGCGGCCAACGACGTGCGCCACGCGCTGTGCGTCAGCGTCAAGCTCGAGGATTTTCCGCGTGTTCTCGCCGTGGCCGAACGCCATCCCGGCCTGTGGGCTTCGGTGGGCGTGCATCCGGACAACGCCGACTGCGAAGAGCCCGATGTCGCGCGGCTGACCGCACTGGCGGCGCATCCGCGGGTGGTTGCCATTGGCGAGACCGGGCTGGATTACTACTGGCACAAGGACGCGCCGGAATGGCAGCGGGCACGCTTTCGCACCCACATCCGCGCCGCGCGCGCCTGTGGCAAGCCGCTGATCGTCCACACCCGTAACGCCGCCGCCGACACCCTGCGGCTGATGAACGAGGAAGATGCCGGCGCCGCCGGCGGTGTCATGCACTGTTTCACCGAAACCCGCGAGGTGGCTGAGGCCGCGCTGGACCTCGGCTTCTACATCTCCTTTTCCGGCATCGTCACCTTCCGCAATGCGGCCGCGCTCAAGGAGGTCGCCACCCTGGTGCCGCTCGACCGTCTGCTGATCGAGACCGATTCGCCCTATCTGGCGCCGGTGCCGCACCGCGGCCACACCAACGAGCCGGCCTGGGTGGTGCATGTGGCGGAGGAGATCGCCCGCCTGCGCGGCGAGCCGCTCAGCCGTATCGCGGAAGCCACCACCGACAACTTCTTCCGTCTGTTCAGCCATGCGCACCCCTGA
- a CDS encoding DUF2126 domain-containing protein, producing MSIHVALNHVTTYTYDRPINLGPQVIRLRPAPHSRSRILSYSLRVLPATHFINWQQDPQSNYLARLVFPEKTKEFRIEVDLVAEMAVINPFDFFLEPHAEHIPFEYESWQRDELSPYFKKLPLTPRFAEYLNGIEREKRQSVNFLVDLNAELFKHIEYTIRMEPGVQTPEETLEKRSGSCRDSAWLLVQLLRHLGLAARFVSGYLIQLTPDVKSLDGPSGPEKDFTDLHAWCEVYLPGAGWIGLDPTSGLFAGEGHIPLACTPDPYSAAPVTGALDKCEVAFEHAMKVTRIWEAPRVTKPYTEAQWSEIERLGHAIDAELAEHDVRLTQGGEPTFVSVDDPDGAEWNTTAMGPNKKRLASDLYDRLAAKYGPQGLVHYGQGKWYPGEQLPRWSLNCFWRKDGEPMWTRRDLIADESRPGGATDIIAGRFLRGIADRLGLDAQYVFPAYEDVFYYLWRERRLPANVDPFDSRLDDPLERERLMKVYSQGLTKIAGHVLPIARNPANDAWQTGPWFLRSERCYLIPGDSPLGYRLPLDSQPWATPGDYPWIHQPDPFERFKPLPTHAAIRQQFGPASGFATLRPAAGGMPGSGGEDGNSNGKARSQAEITDRKPQGKQSAGWITRTAMCAEARNGTLYVFMPPVATLEDYLEIAAAVEATAESLNHPVMLEGYEPPRDPRLSHFRITPDPGVIEVNIHPASNWDELVDQTTHLYESAHYSRLTTEKFMLDGRHTGTGGGNHFVLGGATPADSPFLRRPDLLRSLVSYWNNHPSLSYLFSGMFIGPTSQAPRIDEARNDSVPEIELAFREMDRVCQSGPNGCPPWMVDRLLRNLLIDVTGNTHRAEFCIDKLYSPDGPTGRLGLLEMRAFEMPPHARMSLTQQLLLRTLVARFWKDPYTPPKLVRWGTELHDRFLLPHFVWQDFSDVIGDLQADGYPIQPEWFASHLEFRFPKYGDFAVKGMQLELRAALEPWHVMGEEGAIGGTVRYVDSSLERIQVKLNGAAPDRYTVTCNGVPVPLQPTGTVGEFVAGVRYRAWQPASCLHPTIGTDGPLTFDIVDTWNQRSLGGCQYHVAHPGGRNYDTFPVNAFEAESRRMARYFRMGHTPGRMEVGEARINPEFPFTLDLRHY from the coding sequence ATGTCCATCCATGTGGCGCTGAATCACGTCACCACCTACACGTACGACCGCCCGATCAACCTCGGACCGCAGGTGATCCGGCTGCGCCCTGCGCCGCACAGCCGCTCCCGCATCCTGTCGTACTCGCTGCGCGTGCTGCCCGCCACCCACTTCATCAACTGGCAGCAGGACCCCCAGTCCAACTATCTCGCGCGCCTCGTCTTCCCGGAAAAGACGAAGGAGTTCCGCATCGAGGTGGACCTGGTCGCCGAGATGGCGGTGATCAACCCGTTCGACTTCTTCCTCGAACCCCATGCCGAGCACATCCCCTTCGAATACGAATCGTGGCAGCGCGACGAGCTGTCGCCCTATTTCAAGAAGCTGCCGCTGACCCCGCGTTTCGCGGAATACCTCAACGGCATCGAGCGCGAGAAGCGCCAGAGCGTGAACTTCCTCGTCGATCTCAACGCCGAGCTGTTCAAGCACATCGAATACACGATCCGGATGGAACCCGGCGTGCAGACCCCGGAAGAGACGCTGGAAAAGCGTTCCGGTTCCTGCCGCGACTCGGCCTGGCTGCTGGTGCAGCTGCTGCGTCACCTCGGTCTGGCGGCCCGCTTCGTGTCGGGCTACCTGATCCAGCTCACGCCCGACGTCAAATCGCTCGACGGCCCCTCCGGCCCGGAGAAGGACTTCACCGACCTGCACGCCTGGTGCGAGGTCTACCTGCCCGGCGCGGGCTGGATCGGACTGGACCCCACCTCGGGGCTCTTCGCCGGCGAAGGCCACATTCCCTTGGCGTGCACGCCCGACCCCTACTCCGCCGCCCCGGTTACCGGCGCGCTGGACAAGTGCGAGGTGGCGTTCGAACACGCGATGAAGGTCACCCGCATCTGGGAAGCGCCGCGCGTCACCAAACCCTATACCGAGGCGCAGTGGAGCGAGATCGAACGCCTCGGCCACGCGATCGACGCCGAACTCGCGGAGCACGACGTCCGCCTCACGCAAGGCGGCGAACCCACCTTCGTGTCGGTGGACGATCCGGACGGCGCCGAGTGGAACACCACCGCGATGGGGCCCAACAAGAAGCGGCTGGCCTCCGACCTGTACGACCGCCTTGCGGCCAAGTACGGCCCGCAGGGGCTGGTGCATTACGGTCAGGGCAAGTGGTATCCGGGCGAACAGCTGCCGCGCTGGTCGCTCAACTGCTTCTGGCGCAAGGATGGCGAGCCGATGTGGACCCGCCGCGATCTGATCGCCGACGAATCGCGCCCGGGCGGAGCAACCGACATCATCGCGGGCCGCTTCCTGCGCGGCATCGCCGATCGCCTCGGGCTGGACGCGCAATACGTCTTTCCGGCGTATGAAGACGTCTTCTACTACCTGTGGCGCGAACGCCGCCTGCCGGCCAACGTCGATCCCTTCGACTCGCGCCTGGACGATCCGCTCGAGCGCGAGCGGCTCATGAAGGTCTATAGCCAGGGGCTCACCAAGATCGCCGGCCACGTGCTGCCGATCGCTCGCAACCCGGCCAACGACGCCTGGCAGACCGGGCCGTGGTTCCTCCGCAGCGAACGGTGCTACCTGATTCCCGGCGACTCGCCGCTCGGCTACCGCCTGCCGCTCGATTCCCAGCCGTGGGCCACGCCGGGGGATTACCCCTGGATCCACCAGCCCGACCCGTTCGAGCGCTTCAAGCCGCTTCCGACGCATGCCGCAATCCGCCAGCAGTTCGGCCCCGCAAGCGGCTTTGCAACCCTGCGCCCCGCGGCCGGCGGCATGCCGGGCAGCGGCGGCGAAGACGGCAACAGCAACGGCAAGGCCCGCAGCCAGGCCGAAATCACCGATCGCAAGCCGCAGGGCAAGCAATCGGCCGGCTGGATCACCCGCACCGCGATGTGCGCCGAGGCGCGCAACGGTACGCTGTACGTGTTCATGCCGCCGGTCGCCACGCTGGAGGACTACCTGGAGATCGCCGCCGCCGTCGAAGCCACCGCCGAAAGCCTCAACCACCCGGTGATGCTCGAAGGCTACGAGCCGCCGCGCGACCCGCGCCTGTCGCACTTCCGCATCACCCCCGACCCGGGCGTGATCGAGGTGAACATCCACCCGGCGTCGAACTGGGACGAGCTGGTCGACCAGACCACCCACCTGTACGAATCGGCCCACTACTCGCGCCTCACCACCGAGAAGTTCATGCTCGACGGCCGCCACACCGGCACCGGCGGGGGCAACCACTTCGTGCTCGGCGGCGCAACCCCGGCCGACTCGCCCTTCCTGCGCCGGCCCGACCTGCTGCGCAGTCTGGTGAGCTACTGGAACAACCACCCCAGCCTGTCCTACCTCTTCTCCGGCATGTTCATCGGGCCGACCTCGCAGGCGCCGCGCATCGACGAAGCGCGCAACGACTCGGTGCCGGAGATCGAACTCGCCTTCCGCGAGATGGACCGCGTGTGCCAGTCCGGCCCCAACGGCTGCCCGCCGTGGATGGTCGACCGGCTGTTGCGCAACCTGCTGATCGACGTTACCGGCAACACCCACCGCGCCGAGTTCTGCATCGACAAGCTGTACTCGCCCGACGGCCCCACCGGCCGTCTCGGCCTGCTGGAGATGCGCGCGTTCGAAATGCCGCCGCATGCGCGCATGAGCCTGACCCAGCAGCTGCTGCTGCGCACACTGGTCGCCCGCTTCTGGAAAGACCCCTACACCCCGCCCAAGCTGGTGCGCTGGGGCACCGAACTGCACGACCGCTTCCTGCTGCCGCATTTCGTCTGGCAGGACTTCAGCGACGTCATCGGCGACCTGCAGGCCGACGGCTATCCGATCCAGCCGGAGTGGTTCGCGTCGCACCTCGAGTTCCGCTTCCCCAAGTATGGTGACTTCGCGGTCAAGGGCATGCAGCTCGAACTGCGCGCGGCGCTGGAGCCCTGGCACGTGATGGGCGAGGAAGGCGCGATCGGCGGCACCGTGCGCTATGTGGACTCGTCGCTCGAACGTATCCAGGTCAAGCTCAACGGCGCCGCGCCCGACCGCTACACCGTCACCTGCAACGGCGTGCCGGTGCCGCTGCAGCCCACCGGCACCGTGGGCGAGTTCGTCGCCGGCGTGCGCTACCGCGCGTGGCAGCCCGCTTCCTGCCTGCACCCCACCATCGGCACCGACGGCCCGCTCACCTTCGACATCGTCGATACCTGGAACCAGCGCAGCCTGGGCGGCTGCCAATACCACGTCGCCCATCCGGGCGGGCGCAACTACGACACCTTCCCGGTCAACGCCTTCGAAGCGGAGAGCCGTCGCATGGCGCGCTACTTCCGCATGGGCCACACACCGGGGCGGATGGAGGTCGGGGAAGCCCGCATCAACCCGGAGTTCCCATTCACGTTAGACTTGCGCCACTACTAA
- a CDS encoding ankyrin repeat domain-containing protein — MRTPDSARRFILVAALGACLCWGPARAGSYDDALSSARLGDTAQLQRLLERGIDPNTVDEQGNTLLILAAREGNADTVEALLRHRVALGQRNLAGDSALMLAVLRGYDRVAEMLIAAGAPVSHDGWSPLHYAAFEGRLEIAQRLLAAGAEVDAPAPNKSTPLMLAARNGHIEVVRLLLRAGASVDARNDAGQTADSWAMANGNTDIAALIRQERVRRGGEVPTLRIEIQ; from the coding sequence ATGCGCACCCCTGATTCCGCACGCCGTTTCATCCTCGTCGCCGCACTCGGTGCCTGTTTGTGCTGGGGCCCGGCACGCGCCGGCAGCTACGATGACGCCTTGAGTTCCGCGCGCCTGGGCGATACCGCACAACTGCAACGCCTGCTGGAGCGGGGCATCGACCCCAACACGGTGGACGAGCAGGGCAACACGCTGTTGATTCTCGCCGCGCGTGAAGGCAACGCGGATACGGTCGAAGCCCTGCTGCGGCACCGGGTGGCGCTGGGCCAGCGCAACCTGGCGGGGGATTCTGCGCTGATGCTGGCGGTGCTGCGGGGCTACGACCGGGTTGCCGAGATGCTGATCGCGGCGGGCGCGCCGGTCAGCCACGACGGCTGGTCGCCGCTGCATTACGCCGCCTTCGAAGGGCGTCTCGAAATCGCCCAGCGCCTGCTTGCCGCGGGGGCCGAGGTCGACGCGCCCGCCCCGAACAAGTCCACGCCCTTGATGCTCGCCGCGCGCAACGGCCACATCGAGGTGGTTCGCCTGCTGCTGCGCGCGGGCGCCAGCGTCGATGCGCGCAATGATGCCGGGCAGACCGCCGACTCGTGGGCGATGGCCAACGGCAATACCGACATTGCGGCGCTGATTCGGCAGGAACGGGTGCGCCGTGGTGGCGAAGTACCCACGCTGCGCATCGAAATCCAGTAA
- a CDS encoding transglutaminase family protein, which yields MTLLPPSAPMAAAVRYHIRHDTLYAYDQPVGESRQLLRLTPRELPWQRCLTHRIDVHPEPARRQQFIDGFGNAVQSLHFERDHEELFIRAESWVCLALRPPVVAAESPPWEAVRDGLAYRAGRRNDPAELDAAGYLFESSHVRVKRDFADYAGADFKPGVPLLAAVNGLMRRIFDEFTFDPEATDVSTPVTEVFEKRRGVCQDYAHFMLSCLRSLGLAARYVSGYILTRPPAGKPRLIGADATHAWIAVYCPRHGWVDFDPTNALMPALEHVTIGWGRDFADVSPLRGVLLGGGGHEPKIAVTMVPEGELAAVYGDSEAVLAPLIE from the coding sequence ATGACCCTGCTCCCGCCCAGCGCGCCGATGGCGGCCGCGGTCCGCTACCACATCCGGCACGACACGCTTTACGCCTACGACCAGCCGGTGGGCGAGTCGCGCCAGTTGCTGCGCCTGACGCCGCGCGAGTTGCCGTGGCAGCGCTGCCTCACCCACCGCATCGACGTCCACCCCGAACCCGCCCGCCGTCAGCAGTTCATCGACGGTTTCGGCAACGCGGTGCAGTCGCTGCATTTCGAACGCGACCACGAGGAACTCTTCATCCGCGCCGAAAGCTGGGTGTGTCTCGCGCTGCGCCCGCCGGTGGTGGCCGCCGAATCGCCACCCTGGGAAGCCGTGCGCGACGGCCTCGCCTATCGCGCGGGGCGGCGTAACGACCCGGCGGAACTCGACGCCGCAGGCTACCTGTTCGAATCGAGCCATGTCCGCGTCAAACGCGACTTCGCCGACTATGCCGGGGCCGACTTCAAGCCCGGCGTGCCGCTGCTGGCGGCCGTCAACGGTCTGATGCGGCGCATCTTCGACGAATTCACCTTCGACCCCGAGGCCACCGACGTGTCGACGCCGGTCACCGAGGTGTTCGAAAAACGCCGCGGCGTCTGCCAGGACTACGCCCACTTCATGCTGTCCTGCCTGCGTTCGCTCGGTCTGGCCGCGCGCTACGTGAGCGGCTACATCCTGACCCGGCCGCCGGCCGGCAAGCCGCGGCTGATCGGCGCCGATGCCACACACGCCTGGATCGCGGTGTACTGCCCGCGGCACGGCTGGGTGGACTTCGACCCCACCAATGCGCTGATGCCCGCGCTCGAACACGTCACGATCGGCTGGGGGCGCGATTTCGCCGACGTCTCGCCCTTGCGCGGCGTGCTGCTGGGCGGCGGCGGCCACGAGCCCAAGATCGCGGTGACCATGGTGCCCGAGGGCGAACTCGCGGCGGTGTATGGCGACAGCGAAGCCGTGCTGGCGCCGCTGATCGAGTGA
- a CDS encoding PilZ domain-containing protein, producing MSEPAAPRPQVARPSVLSLNINSKSALYAAYMPFLVNGGIFVPTPKTYSLGDEVFMLLQLMDDPTKHPVAGSVVWATPHGAQGGKTQGIGVHFSEDESGKALRHRIEQILAGHLGSNRPTHTL from the coding sequence ATGAGCGAACCCGCCGCACCCAGACCGCAGGTGGCGCGCCCCAGCGTGCTGTCGCTGAACATCAATTCAAAGTCGGCGTTGTATGCGGCCTACATGCCCTTTCTGGTCAATGGCGGCATCTTCGTGCCAACCCCCAAGACCTACAGCCTCGGCGATGAAGTCTTCATGCTGCTGCAGCTGATGGATGACCCGACCAAGCATCCCGTGGCGGGGTCGGTGGTGTGGGCCACGCCGCACGGCGCCCAGGGCGGCAAGACCCAGGGCATCGGCGTGCATTTTTCCGAGGACGAATCGGGCAAGGCCTTGCGTCACCGCATCGAGCAGATCCTCGCCGGCCATCTCGGCTCCAATCGCCCCACCCACACGCTCTGA
- a CDS encoding histone deacetylase encodes MKLYYADHFVLPLPPGHRFPMEKYSRLRARLVASGVFGDGDLREPAAATDAELARAHDPAYVARVAQGELAADEIRRIGFPWSEAMVERSRRSAGATLAACRSALDEGCGINLAGGTHHAHREFGSGFCVFNDAAVAALAMRAEGRVQRVAVVDCDVHQGDGTAAILAGVPEVFTCSLHGAKNFPFRKARSDLDVELPDDTGDEPYLAALDNALERVFSEFRPQLLIYLAGADPYAGDRLGRLALSKQGLAERDRRVLARCHASGLPVAIAMAGGYASEIDDTVDIHYRTVLTAAGLFHRPAGVR; translated from the coding sequence GTGAAGCTGTACTACGCCGACCATTTCGTCCTGCCGCTGCCGCCGGGCCACCGCTTCCCGATGGAAAAGTACAGCCGGCTGCGGGCGCGGCTCGTCGCCAGCGGCGTGTTTGGCGACGGCGACCTGCGTGAGCCCGCGGCCGCCACCGACGCCGAACTCGCCCGCGCCCACGATCCGGCCTATGTGGCACGCGTGGCGCAAGGCGAACTCGCGGCGGACGAGATCCGCCGCATCGGCTTTCCGTGGTCGGAAGCCATGGTCGAACGCTCGCGCCGCTCCGCCGGCGCGACGCTTGCCGCCTGCCGCAGCGCGCTCGACGAAGGCTGCGGGATCAATCTGGCGGGTGGCACCCACCACGCCCATCGCGAATTCGGCTCCGGCTTCTGCGTGTTCAACGACGCCGCGGTGGCCGCACTGGCGATGCGTGCCGAAGGCCGGGTGCAACGCGTCGCGGTTGTCGATTGCGACGTGCATCAGGGCGACGGCACCGCCGCCATCCTCGCCGGCGTACCCGAGGTATTCACCTGCAGCCTGCACGGCGCCAAGAATTTTCCGTTCCGCAAGGCGCGCAGCGATCTCGACGTCGAACTCCCCGACGACACGGGCGACGAGCCTTACCTGGCGGCGCTCGACAACGCGCTCGAGCGCGTGTTCAGCGAGTTCCGCCCGCAACTGCTGATCTACCTCGCGGGGGCGGACCCCTACGCCGGCGACCGCCTTGGCCGACTTGCGCTGAGCAAACAGGGCCTGGCGGAACGCGACCGGCGCGTCCTTGCACGCTGCCACGCCAGCGGCCTGCCCGTCGCCATTGCGATGGCCGGCGGGTACGCCAGCGAGATCGACGATACGGTGGACATCCACTACCGCACCGTCCTCACCGCCGCAGGCCTTTTCCACCGCCCAGCCGGCGTGCGATGA